Proteins encoded in a region of the Amia ocellicauda isolate fAmiCal2 chromosome 19, fAmiCal2.hap1, whole genome shotgun sequence genome:
- the foxe3 gene encoding forkhead box protein E3 → MNLASFSYFPGMCNMTAECQHSPPEAGSPLGVSPNVSLDSPAPGRAKDGVLVKSEPRGSSPATDREDGNLGHSEEQLPTSGSRRRKRPVQRGKPPYSYIALIAMAIANSPERKLTLGGIYKFIMERFPFYRENSKKWQNSIRHNLTLNDCFVKIPREPGRPGKGNYWTLDPAAEDMFDNGSFLRRRKRFKRTDVSTYPGYMQNSSAFTPTPVGRPSYPNTLYPGMGTGYAPQIGGSPHPAMLHHYQSSAGHGQHRMFSIDNIISQQSVMQSGPAAELNPQALGLSGELGGMPPSCSVGSPDPSSCFQPQTGNPSGGVLSRTSSAMASNLTTYPYSPSSPPHLPAMTQASYSPGTSQMYGPGNRLSLPQVRPGSCAEHTEQLLGLSGSSVGSLGQFGTNSSYMRQANFPSGLERYM, encoded by the coding sequence ATGAATCTGGCGAGCTTCTCTTACTTTCCGGGCATGTGCAACATGACGGCCGAGTGCCAGCACTCCCCCCCCGAGGCGGGCAGCCCGCTGGGAGTCTCGCCCAACGTCAGCCTGGACTCCCCGGCGCCGGGCCGGGCGAAGGACGGGGTGCTGGTGAAATCGGAGCCCCGGGGGAGCAGCCCGGCCACGGACAGGGAGGACGGCAACCTGGGCCACAGCGAGGAGCAGCTGCCCACCTCGGGGAGCCGGCGCAGGAAGCGGCCGGTGCAGCGGGGCAAGCCGCCCTACAGCTACATCGCGCTGATCGCCATGGCCATCGCCAACTCCCCGGAGAGGAAGCTCACGCTGGGCGGCATCTACAAGTTCATCATGGAGCGCTTTCCGTTCTACCGGGAAAACTCCAAGAAGTGGCAGAACTCCATCCGCCACAACCTCACCCTGAACGACTGCTTCGTCAAGATCCCCCGGGAGCCGGGCCGCCCGGGCAAGGGCAACTACTGGACCCTGGACCCGGCCGCCGAGGACATGTTCGACAACGGCAGCTTCCTGCGGCGGAGGAAGAGGTTCAAGCGCACGGATGTCAGCACCTACCCGGGCTACATGCAGAACTCCAGCGCCTTCACCCCGACCCCGGTGGGTCGCCCATCCTACCCCAACACCCTGTACCCGGGCATGGGGACGGGCTACGCCCCGCAGATCGGGGGCTCCCCTCACCCCGCCATGCTGCACCACTACCAGAGCTCGGCCGGACACGGCCAGCACAGGATGTTCAGCATCGACAACATCATCAGCCAGCAGTCGGTGATGCAGTCCGGCCCGGCCGCAGAGCTCAACCCGCAGGCTCTGGGCTTGAGCGGGGAGCTGGGTGGGATGCCTCCCAGCTGTTCGGTGGGCTCCCCCGACCCCTCTTCCTGCTTCCAGCCCCAGACAGGGAACCCCTCCGGCGGCGTGCTGAGCCGAACCAGCAGCGCCATGGCCTCCAACCTCACCACCTACCCCTACTCGCCCTCTTCGCCGCCCCACCTGCCGGCTATGACCCAGGCCAGCTATTCTCCGGGCACCTCGCAGATGTACGGCCCGGGCAACAGGCTCTCCCTGCCGCAGGTGCGCCCGGGCTCCTGCGCCGAACACACAGAGCAGCTCCTGGGTCTGTCCGGCTCCTCCGTGGGCTCCCTGGGCCAGTTCGGAACCAACAGCTCCTACATGAGGCAGGCGAACTTTCCCTCTGGGCTGGAGAGGTACATGTGA